In Sulfuracidifex metallicus DSM 6482 = JCM 9184, a single window of DNA contains:
- a CDS encoding aromatic ring-hydroxylating dioxygenase subunit alpha codes for MWYAVSRDSGNPIHVLVKGRDLVLWKSKNDWIAFDDRCPHRGASLSLGKVKDDVLICPYHGWEYSSEGYAIRVPAHSMRGPARAKKYEVSYKYGLLWVNLDEGSEEIPDFREYYDNSFMKVECGPYLFNASPFKVVENFLDVSHFPFVHEGLLGTQETPEIPKYEVNEEHGKIIAKNIRIYQPDPDGSGRGGWENYTYEILSPYSAYFIKEGDGSRSFSIFMTVTPLEERRTLMWMIIAVNYPGDPKKMREFQDTLAEQDRKVVESIKEGQETFVSSDAIVVAYRKLLKRMGYI; via the coding sequence ATGTGGTACGCTGTTTCAAGGGATTCTGGAAATCCAATTCACGTATTAGTTAAAGGTCGAGACTTAGTTTTATGGAAATCGAAGAATGATTGGATAGCATTTGATGATAGGTGTCCCCATAGAGGGGCTAGCCTCTCTTTAGGCAAGGTTAAGGACGACGTATTAATATGCCCTTATCACGGCTGGGAATACTCAAGTGAGGGTTACGCAATTAGAGTTCCAGCTCATTCAATGAGGGGACCGGCTAGGGCAAAGAAATACGAGGTGAGTTATAAGTACGGTTTGCTTTGGGTGAATCTCGATGAGGGATCAGAGGAAATCCCAGACTTCAGAGAATACTACGATAATTCCTTTATGAAAGTAGAATGTGGACCTTATCTTTTCAATGCTTCGCCCTTTAAAGTAGTAGAAAACTTCTTGGACGTCAGTCATTTTCCGTTTGTGCATGAAGGACTTCTGGGCACACAAGAGACCCCTGAGATACCTAAATATGAGGTGAATGAGGAACATGGAAAAATAATAGCTAAAAATATAAGAATATATCAACCTGATCCTGACGGCAGCGGAAGGGGAGGCTGGGAGAACTACACTTACGAGATACTATCTCCGTATTCGGCCTATTTCATCAAAGAGGGAGACGGTTCAAGAAGTTTTTCCATTTTTATGACTGTAACCCCGCTGGAAGAGAGGAGAACTTTAATGTGGATGATAATAGCAGTCAATTATCCAGGAGATCCTAAAAAGATGAGAGAATTTCAAGATACTTTAGCTGAGCAAGATAGAAAGGTAGTAGAAAGCATAAAGGAAGGCCAGGAAACTTTCGTAAGTTCTGACGCGATCGTAGTTGCGTATAGAAAGTTATTGAAGAGAATGGGCTATATATAA
- a CDS encoding MFS transporter, which produces MQDMGFKWIVFSRIMRSIGIIFITLSSSLYLNLIHVSLVLIGVVFLGVIGFNSALSLTLGIIGDRYGYKKSLIIGESISTIGTFLFALSTNFYLITASLMIAGIGGAAGGMRGVYSPGLSALVVSNWPNERERVRRMGILTSSASLASIAGSSMLILHNYLPFGSVENYRVLFLLSSFFLLASLLSIINVKENPRPRKTSKVLSMSSLRYVYKVMITNALAGFGIGLAIPLLPLWFEIRYGVNSSDIGVVFTLSYLFTSFGSFLATRIHLDVLKVASVTRVMNGIFLILMALSPWFVLASALYLIRGMNAGMGAPNRTAVNIRGVKSEDFGAASSIEGLATRGAQMSSGLSGAPHGNGLTISPFPWRNYTSDQRNPLFDASEEAEGGINLDKKAKK; this is translated from the coding sequence ATGCAGGACATGGGATTCAAGTGGATAGTTTTCTCCAGGATTATGAGGAGCATTGGGATTATCTTCATTACCCTTTCATCTTCTCTATATCTTAACCTAATTCACGTATCCCTTGTCCTGATAGGCGTTGTGTTTCTGGGCGTTATAGGATTTAACTCAGCCTTGTCTTTAACTCTAGGTATTATAGGTGACAGATATGGTTATAAGAAGTCTCTTATAATAGGTGAATCCATTTCTACCATAGGTACATTCCTTTTCGCATTATCAACTAATTTTTACCTGATTACTGCATCGCTTATGATAGCTGGCATAGGAGGCGCTGCTGGAGGAATGAGGGGAGTTTATTCTCCTGGCTTATCCGCGTTAGTAGTAAGCAATTGGCCTAACGAACGGGAAAGGGTAAGAAGGATGGGCATACTTACTTCCTCAGCTTCCTTAGCCTCAATAGCAGGTAGTTCTATGTTGATTCTTCACAATTATCTTCCCTTCGGAAGCGTAGAAAATTATAGGGTTCTATTTCTTCTATCTTCATTCTTCTTATTGGCTTCGCTTTTATCGATTATCAATGTTAAGGAGAATCCGAGACCAAGGAAGACATCGAAGGTACTTTCTATGAGTAGTCTTAGGTACGTTTACAAGGTAATGATAACTAACGCTCTAGCTGGGTTTGGAATAGGTCTTGCAATTCCACTTTTGCCACTTTGGTTCGAGATAAGGTATGGTGTTAACTCCTCAGATATAGGCGTAGTTTTCACTTTATCCTATTTGTTTACGTCATTTGGTTCATTTCTTGCTACGAGGATTCACCTTGACGTATTAAAAGTGGCTTCGGTAACAAGAGTAATGAACGGAATCTTTCTAATTCTCATGGCGCTATCGCCGTGGTTTGTCTTAGCTTCAGCCTTATATTTGATAAGGGGAATGAACGCTGGCATGGGTGCTCCAAACAGAACAGCTGTAAACATTAGGGGCGTGAAGTCTGAGGACTTCGGCGCTGCCTCTAGCATAGAAGGCCTTGCTACGAGAGGAGCTCAAATGAGCTCGGGGCTGAGTGGGGCCCCTCATGGAAATGGACTTACTATATCCCCTTTTCCTTGGAGGAATTATACAAGCGATCAGCGGAATCCTCTATTTGACGCTTCTGAAGAAGCCGAAGGAGGAATCAACCTTGATAAAAAGGCAAAGAAGTGA
- a CDS encoding OsmC family protein codes for MKMTFTLKGGVNPEVEIGGVTRSLRDMYDQGPLFAFMVSIPHCMFVMARQVCFMNDLKPNSVEIESTFIIDDEKKRTEGKTVINKILVTIKLEGLTEEQTKKVVEELKNDCPVYNSFPEKIEIESKSVASSS; via the coding sequence ATGAAAATGACTTTTACCTTAAAGGGAGGAGTAAATCCTGAAGTTGAGATAGGCGGAGTAACTAGATCGTTGAGGGACATGTACGACCAAGGTCCGCTTTTCGCCTTCATGGTATCTATACCGCACTGCATGTTCGTGATGGCTAGACAAGTCTGTTTCATGAACGATCTGAAGCCTAATTCGGTAGAGATAGAATCAACCTTCATTATTGATGATGAGAAAAAAAGAACTGAGGGAAAGACGGTAATAAATAAGATCTTAGTTACGATAAAGTTGGAAGGTCTAACTGAGGAACAGACTAAGAAGGTAGTGGAGGAACTTAAGAACGATTGTCCAGTTTACAATTCCTTCCCTGAAAAAATAGAGATAGAATCCAAATCTGTCGCTTCCAGTTCTTAA
- a CDS encoding AbrB/MazE/SpoVT family DNA-binding domain-containing protein produces the protein MVEEIVKVSRNYQITIPAKVRQKFQIKEGDLVKITFDEGKNEVTIKVFDTKGF, from the coding sequence ATGGTAGAAGAAATAGTAAAAGTGTCAAGAAACTACCAGATAACTATACCTGCAAAGGTAAGACAAAAGTTCCAAATAAAGGAAGGGGATTTAGTAAAAATAACCTTCGATGAAGGGAAGAACGAAGTTACAATAAAGGTATTTGATACTAAAGGTTTCTAA
- a CDS encoding HAD family hydrolase, with protein MIKTVSLDLGDTLVYNKPWGYEVLAELLRDLGYNVSASELFRASAKLRGSKLKPNPNGNNTPSLREVLSSIGIFLTEEQILSLEEANRKAEREVFLYDDVIDFLEWSKNVGITLVLISNAAVNGKAKKHVETFSLSKYFDRMVFSFEVGLVKPNPEIFKVALSGFIKPIHVGDIYEVDIKGAKMAGYDGVLIDRRNVYPEIENRIKTLKQLMEILEKEKEEGELKQQDLID; from the coding sequence ATGATAAAAACCGTATCGCTGGATCTTGGGGATACTTTAGTGTACAACAAACCATGGGGGTACGAGGTATTAGCTGAACTATTGAGGGATTTAGGTTACAACGTTAGCGCCAGTGAACTCTTTAGAGCTTCGGCTAAACTTAGAGGCAGTAAACTTAAACCTAACCCTAACGGAAACAACACTCCCTCACTAAGGGAAGTATTATCCTCAATCGGAATCTTTCTAACGGAAGAGCAGATACTAAGCTTAGAAGAAGCAAATAGAAAGGCTGAAAGGGAAGTCTTCCTCTATGATGATGTAATAGATTTTCTTGAATGGAGTAAAAACGTAGGGATTACGCTTGTCCTTATAAGCAACGCAGCAGTCAACGGTAAAGCTAAGAAACACGTGGAAACTTTTTCTCTATCCAAGTATTTCGATAGAATGGTTTTTTCCTTTGAGGTGGGCCTTGTTAAGCCAAACCCAGAGATATTCAAGGTTGCTCTATCAGGTTTCATAAAACCTATACATGTAGGCGATATATACGAAGTTGACATAAAAGGAGCTAAAATGGCAGGTTACGATGGAGTTCTCATAGATAGGAGAAACGTATATCCAGAGATTGAAAACAGAATTAAAACTTTAAAACAACTCATGGAAATTTTAGAAAAAGAAAAAGAGGAAGGGGAACTAAAACAACAGGATTTAATAGATTAG
- a CDS encoding Rieske (2Fe-2S) protein — translation MPLRVRKSDIKVGEKKVFKDGEKEILVIYLGGNKFIAVNNKCPHLGCKLDKTGVIIREELICQCHFTHFSLSTGEPRKGATKKQLIIYKVNDKGDEIEVET, via the coding sequence ATGCCACTCAGGGTAAGAAAATCTGACATTAAGGTTGGAGAGAAAAAGGTTTTCAAGGATGGAGAGAAAGAAATTTTAGTAATTTATTTAGGTGGAAATAAATTCATTGCAGTAAATAACAAATGCCCTCATCTTGGCTGTAAGTTAGATAAAACCGGAGTTATAATACGAGAAGAATTAATATGCCAGTGCCATTTTACTCACTTCTCTCTTTCAACTGGAGAGCCGAGAAAGGGAGCCACAAAGAAGCAGCTGATAATTTACAAGGTAAATGATAAAGGCGATGAAATAGAAGTAGAAACGTAA
- the thiC gene encoding phosphomethylpyrimidine synthase ThiC, whose protein sequence is MPTQIELARRGQVTEEMKIIAEKEGIDPVFLREKVASGRVVIFRNLVRNNITRLTGIGEGLTTKVNVNIGASTDHYNVEEEMKKVEIANEFGADTIMDLTDGGDIDYMRKQVISKAIMPVGTVPIYQVYYEMVAKRKYVIDFTEDDIFRVIEKQFKDGVDYVTVHTGVTLELARRIPKANRLAGVVSRGGTVMAAWSIYNEKENPLYSNFDYLMELAKEYDVTLSLGDALRPGGTADAHDELHVGELMVNSSLAKRAVEHGVQVMIEGPGHMPLDQIEMDVKLEKQLSGGVPYYVLGILVTDIAAGYDHIAGAIGGAIAAQAGADMLCYLTPAEHLSLPTPEQVKEGLIAFKIAAHAGDMIKLGDRARQIDNKMSKARSSLDWKTMFSLTYDPNKAKSIYRQYKGMEAGSCTMCGDLCVYLVLPRAVNKKINNATQGKKI, encoded by the coding sequence ATGCCAACTCAGATTGAACTAGCAAGAAGGGGTCAAGTAACCGAGGAAATGAAAATAATAGCAGAAAAGGAAGGAATTGACCCAGTTTTCCTGAGGGAAAAGGTAGCATCAGGAAGGGTAGTAATCTTCAGAAACTTGGTCAGAAATAACATTACAAGGCTCACGGGAATAGGCGAGGGATTAACAACTAAAGTTAACGTAAACATAGGTGCATCTACAGACCATTACAACGTAGAAGAGGAAATGAAGAAAGTTGAAATAGCTAACGAGTTTGGTGCTGACACAATCATGGACCTCACGGACGGAGGAGATATTGATTACATGAGGAAACAAGTAATCTCTAAGGCAATCATGCCTGTAGGTACGGTACCAATATATCAAGTATATTACGAGATGGTGGCCAAAAGAAAATACGTAATAGATTTCACTGAGGATGATATTTTTCGAGTAATTGAAAAACAGTTCAAGGACGGTGTAGATTACGTAACAGTACATACAGGGGTAACTTTGGAATTAGCAAGAAGAATACCTAAAGCTAACAGGCTAGCTGGAGTTGTAAGCAGGGGAGGAACAGTAATGGCTGCATGGTCAATATATAACGAAAAGGAAAATCCTTTGTATTCCAACTTCGACTATTTAATGGAATTAGCGAAGGAATACGACGTAACCTTGAGCTTAGGTGATGCTCTGAGACCTGGAGGTACTGCTGATGCCCATGATGAGCTTCACGTAGGGGAATTAATGGTGAATTCTAGTTTAGCCAAGAGGGCCGTAGAACATGGCGTTCAAGTTATGATAGAAGGACCGGGGCACATGCCACTAGACCAGATAGAGATGGACGTAAAGCTTGAGAAACAGCTCTCCGGAGGAGTACCTTATTACGTTTTAGGAATATTAGTGACTGACATAGCTGCAGGATACGACCACATAGCTGGGGCTATCGGAGGTGCAATAGCTGCGCAAGCTGGAGCCGATATGTTGTGCTATCTGACCCCAGCTGAGCACCTATCTTTACCTACCCCGGAGCAAGTGAAGGAAGGATTAATTGCATTCAAAATAGCAGCTCATGCCGGAGACATGATAAAACTAGGAGATAGAGCAAGACAAATAGACAACAAAATGAGCAAAGCTAGATCCTCCCTAGACTGGAAGACCATGTTCTCATTAACGTATGACCCAAATAAGGCAAAGTCAATTTACAGACAATATAAAGGAATGGAGGCAGGATCATGCACCATGTGCGGTGATCTATGCGTTTATTTAGTACTACCGAGAGCAGTTAACAAGAAGATAAACAATGCCACTCAGGGTAAGAAAATCTGA
- a CDS encoding ATP-dependent DNA helicase gives MNYREWQSSLREKIIFQLKNNKVVLLQAPTGSGKTLFALDVAFSVGNKVLVAVRTHNEFYPFYREIANRFHGKRYAFLIGRSNGCLIASEKVKAEDITCSGCEFLTWKKIDFYGSPFETLAKLKKEGVNEKFCPYHSILNSALDADVILVTYPYLFIPSLRDTIGISLDDYVVIVDEAHNVDSLIDLEERRLSPNSINMAIKQSFGLEVKQILEKLKAKVVEITFKEKKFIALSKEKVESLLLKDELDAIEEEASYLSQRMITQRKIVTNHLMSIVKFFNSVKEDRFRVFSSENSIIAKPVTSDQYMSIFNGSNVKAIFMSGTLQPKEYFSSVLGLSKDTFYVDVEKEVGKVGGSYECFIALDVTSSYSLRSEEMNKRFASYLLRIYYQAKGHILAVFPSYEMIEKVSLYLRSVNTFTETPITKVDDLIEHARNTPKIMIMATARGKLSEGIEISQNGRSLINDVAIVGIPYPPLDDYMKARSEEVSKRTRRNYLEELMQMPAYIAVRQAIGRSIRSPEDKSEVWLLDKRFNNIWWKKNIKCFNPKLVRL, from the coding sequence TTGAATTATAGAGAATGGCAATCATCTTTAAGGGAAAAGATAATTTTTCAGTTAAAGAACAACAAGGTAGTTCTGCTTCAAGCTCCGACTGGAAGTGGAAAGACTCTTTTTGCCTTAGATGTAGCATTCTCTGTAGGAAATAAAGTACTTGTAGCTGTGAGAACACATAACGAATTCTACCCTTTTTATAGAGAAATAGCAAATCGTTTTCATGGAAAGAGGTACGCATTCTTAATAGGTAGGTCCAACGGTTGTCTTATCGCATCAGAGAAGGTTAAGGCTGAAGATATAACGTGTTCTGGCTGTGAGTTTTTAACATGGAAAAAGATTGACTTCTACGGATCGCCCTTTGAGACCTTAGCTAAGTTGAAAAAGGAAGGGGTAAATGAAAAATTTTGTCCATATCACTCCATATTGAATTCCGCGTTGGATGCCGACGTTATACTTGTAACTTATCCCTATTTATTCATACCTTCTTTAAGGGACACAATAGGAATATCCTTAGACGACTACGTGGTTATAGTAGACGAGGCGCATAACGTCGATAGTCTCATAGACTTGGAGGAAAGAAGGCTATCCCCTAACTCAATAAACATGGCTATTAAACAATCCTTCGGATTAGAGGTTAAGCAGATATTGGAAAAGCTAAAGGCAAAGGTAGTTGAGATTACATTCAAGGAAAAGAAGTTCATAGCCTTAAGCAAGGAAAAAGTGGAGTCTTTGTTACTCAAGGATGAGCTTGACGCAATTGAAGAGGAAGCCAGTTATCTGTCTCAACGTATGATAACTCAGAGGAAAATAGTAACTAACCACTTGATGTCAATAGTAAAGTTCTTCAACTCGGTTAAAGAGGATCGATTTAGGGTATTTTCCTCTGAAAATAGTATCATAGCTAAGCCAGTGACCTCAGACCAATATATGAGCATTTTCAACGGATCTAACGTGAAGGCAATATTTATGTCTGGTACACTTCAGCCCAAGGAATACTTTTCATCAGTCTTAGGATTATCAAAAGACACATTTTACGTTGACGTAGAAAAGGAAGTTGGTAAAGTGGGGGGAAGCTATGAGTGTTTCATTGCCTTAGATGTAACTTCGTCTTATTCTCTCAGAAGTGAGGAAATGAATAAGAGGTTTGCCTCCTATTTATTAAGAATATATTATCAAGCCAAGGGTCATATTTTAGCCGTATTTCCTAGCTATGAAATGATAGAGAAAGTTTCGCTTTATCTTAGATCCGTGAATACCTTTACGGAAACTCCTATCACTAAGGTCGACGATCTAATTGAGCATGCTAGAAATACGCCAAAGATCATGATAATGGCAACTGCAAGGGGGAAACTATCAGAAGGAATTGAGATATCTCAAAATGGTAGAAGTTTAATAAACGACGTAGCTATAGTAGGCATTCCTTATCCTCCTTTAGACGACTACATGAAGGCTAGATCGGAGGAGGTCTCTAAAAGGACTAGGAGGAACTATTTGGAAGAGCTTATGCAGATGCCCGCTTACATAGCAGTGAGACAAGCAATAGGCAGAAGTATAAGGAGCCCTGAAGATAAGAGCGAAGTTTGGCTTTTAGATAAGCGTTTTAACAACATATGGTGGAAGAAAAACATTAAATGTTTCAATCCTAAACTCGTTCGTCTGTAA
- a CDS encoding thioredoxin family protein — translation MKVEIFTHRNCTECHIVLDFLKEKGLLDKVDVIDTEKYPFMAFERGVISTPSIFVDGELIFAGQVDLVELEKILNGEKINKKISEQDLINKLMEGIVDSFAATAWIYVNNDLPHFVEQKDFVMAVTGIINDEKRDELYEALKEGVKANGTELLDKWKERMKRNISSNFIREMYWLYQRKLSKEEVSSKYPLEVFAHWLMVRGGALGRVGLRIYPLSDSAVLSRISEVYLYVFENYDQLWDKVINEQRKLEEGEVLNS, via the coding sequence ATGAAAGTTGAAATATTTACCCATAGGAATTGCACTGAGTGTCACATAGTCTTAGACTTTCTGAAGGAAAAGGGGCTTCTGGATAAGGTTGACGTCATAGATACTGAGAAGTATCCTTTCATGGCATTTGAAAGGGGAGTAATCTCCACACCTTCAATTTTCGTTGACGGTGAACTCATCTTCGCAGGTCAAGTTGATCTTGTAGAGTTAGAGAAAATATTAAATGGAGAAAAAATAAACAAGAAAATCTCCGAGCAAGACCTTATAAACAAGCTCATGGAGGGTATTGTAGACTCATTCGCAGCCACAGCGTGGATATATGTCAATAATGATCTTCCTCATTTTGTAGAACAGAAAGACTTCGTCATGGCAGTCACAGGGATAATAAACGACGAAAAGAGGGATGAGCTATACGAAGCCCTTAAGGAAGGAGTAAAGGCCAATGGAACTGAACTCCTGGATAAATGGAAGGAGAGAATGAAGAGAAATATATCTTCCAATTTCATTAGGGAAATGTATTGGTTATATCAACGTAAACTAAGTAAGGAAGAGGTGTCCTCAAAATATCCTTTAGAGGTTTTCGCTCACTGGCTAATGGTTAGGGGAGGTGCGCTTGGAAGGGTAGGCTTGAGAATATATCCACTTTCTGACTCTGCAGTGTTATCTAGAATAAGTGAAGTTTATCTTTATGTTTTTGAAAATTATGATCAACTATGGGATAAAGTCATAAATGAGCAGAGAAAGTTAGAGGAGGGAGAGGTTCTGAATAGCTAA
- a CDS encoding superoxide dismutase: MAIQVEFKKYELPPLPYKLDALEPYISKDIIDVHYNGHHKGYVNGANSFLDRMNKLVKGELASGQYDMMGLMRGLVFNINGHKLHAMYWNMMAPNGKGGGKPGGALADLIDKQYGSFEKFKQVFNDAANSLPGTGWTVLYYDQENGNLQIMTFENHFQNHIAELPIVMIVDEFEHAYYLQYKNKRTDYINAWWNLANWDEAEKKLQKYLKS; the protein is encoded by the coding sequence ATGGCTATTCAAGTAGAATTTAAAAAATACGAACTGCCTCCTCTTCCATACAAATTAGATGCATTAGAACCATATATAAGCAAGGATATAATAGACGTTCATTACAACGGTCATCATAAGGGATATGTAAATGGCGCTAATTCGTTCTTGGACAGGATGAATAAGTTAGTGAAGGGAGAGTTAGCTTCAGGACAGTACGATATGATGGGTCTAATGAGAGGATTGGTCTTCAATATAAACGGGCACAAGCTACATGCAATGTATTGGAACATGATGGCTCCTAATGGAAAAGGTGGAGGAAAGCCTGGAGGAGCTCTGGCAGATTTAATTGACAAGCAATATGGTAGCTTTGAGAAGTTTAAGCAGGTGTTTAATGACGCAGCCAACTCCCTGCCTGGCACAGGTTGGACAGTTCTCTACTACGATCAAGAAAACGGAAACCTTCAAATAATGACATTTGAGAACCATTTCCAGAATCATATAGCTGAACTACCTATAGTTATGATTGTAGACGAATTTGAGCATGCCTACTATCTACAGTATAAGAACAAGAGGACGGACTACATCAACGCCTGGTGGAACTTAGCCAACTGGGATGAAGCAGAGAAGAAGTTGCAAAAATACCTAAAGAGCTAA
- a CDS encoding NDP-sugar synthase translates to MVSAIVLAGGYATRLRPLSLTKPKSLFPLLDKPILEYTLEALKEAGVNNIYLSLRVMADKLISYVESAGVNSYVKPIIEKEPLGDGGPLKYIHQNFDLDDDVVVIYGDIFSEMNFKDLINFHMKNGCSATIVGTRVNDPRRYGVLYQENEKLIELIEKPKNPISNLINAGMYVFKKELFKEIDRFPYSISKDFMPKILRRCCVSVYQYNGVWADIGLPSDYLKLNFQLLVKKHPKGYVSPTAKVSERSVLNPPYFIGDQVSIGSDTYVNPNTVIGKRSKIGEGVYLQEALLMEGVKVGDHSYISNVIIADNSRIGKWNRIMEGSILGEEVITKDGVMLNQKTIILPYKEVSDSVTEKGKIIL, encoded by the coding sequence ATGGTTTCTGCTATAGTCTTGGCTGGAGGATATGCAACTAGGTTAAGGCCTCTTAGCCTGACAAAGCCCAAATCGCTTTTTCCCTTACTGGATAAACCCATTCTAGAGTACACGTTAGAAGCACTAAAGGAAGCAGGGGTTAATAACATATATCTTTCATTAAGAGTCATGGCTGATAAGCTCATAAGTTACGTAGAGTCTGCTGGTGTTAATTCTTATGTGAAACCTATAATTGAGAAAGAACCCCTTGGTGACGGCGGTCCACTTAAATATATACATCAAAATTTTGACCTCGATGATGACGTAGTAGTTATATATGGAGATATCTTTAGTGAAATGAATTTTAAGGATTTAATAAACTTTCACATGAAAAATGGATGTAGTGCTACAATTGTAGGCACTAGAGTAAACGATCCAAGGAGATATGGAGTTCTTTACCAAGAGAATGAGAAGCTGATTGAGTTAATAGAAAAACCGAAGAATCCAATCTCTAATCTAATAAACGCAGGAATGTACGTATTTAAAAAGGAGCTCTTTAAGGAGATAGATAGGTTTCCTTATTCGATCAGCAAGGACTTCATGCCGAAGATTTTGAGACGGTGCTGTGTTTCAGTTTATCAATACAACGGAGTGTGGGCTGATATAGGATTACCTTCAGATTATCTTAAGTTAAACTTTCAATTATTGGTAAAAAAACATCCTAAGGGTTATGTATCTCCTACAGCCAAGGTAAGCGAGAGGTCAGTTCTAAATCCTCCATATTTCATAGGTGACCAAGTTTCAATTGGAAGTGACACTTATGTGAATCCAAATACGGTAATAGGGAAGAGGAGTAAAATAGGTGAGGGAGTTTACTTACAAGAGGCATTACTCATGGAAGGAGTAAAAGTTGGAGATCATAGCTACATTTCTAACGTAATAATAGCGGATAACAGTAGGATAGGTAAGTGGAATAGGATAATGGAAGGCTCAATACTAGGAGAAGAGGTTATAACAAAGGACGGGGTCATGTTAAATCAGAAAACGATAATTCTACCATATAAAGAAGTCTCGGATTCAGTAACTGAAAAGGGTAAGATCATATTATGA
- a CDS encoding DUF364 domain-containing protein, whose protein sequence is MILEEIVDEIKVELKRRQILNTCVGYSFTSTLLDNGEVGISHTIGEGKINGAGSLIGKNAFEVVRENLETPLQRSLSLSILSALNTVEGFQEGDLINFLEEGKTCVFGYSPSFSSENYVIYDFYDVENPTEKRKSFSSFQGDRCVNVVIYGSAIVNGYIDKILSQVSSDNIAVLGFSSIYAPHTLRKYGVNLIGISKFLDGKKGMRVVCEGGRSELSALIKKYFKKI, encoded by the coding sequence ATGATATTGGAGGAAATTGTAGACGAGATAAAGGTCGAATTAAAGAGAAGGCAGATTTTAAATACATGTGTGGGTTATTCTTTCACTTCCACGCTTCTTGACAACGGAGAAGTAGGGATTTCCCATACGATAGGAGAAGGTAAGATAAATGGAGCAGGTTCATTGATCGGCAAGAACGCATTTGAAGTGGTTCGTGAGAATCTGGAAACTCCCCTTCAACGTTCGCTTTCCTTGTCAATTTTATCAGCGTTGAATACTGTGGAGGGATTTCAGGAGGGCGATTTGATTAACTTTCTAGAAGAGGGAAAAACATGCGTGTTTGGTTATAGCCCTTCTTTTTCGTCGGAAAACTACGTCATTTATGATTTCTACGATGTTGAAAACCCTACCGAGAAGAGGAAAAGTTTTTCCTCGTTTCAAGGAGATAGGTGCGTTAACGTAGTAATTTATGGTTCTGCGATAGTAAACGGTTACATTGACAAGATATTATCTCAGGTTTCCTCTGACAATATAGCCGTTCTGGGGTTTTCATCTATATATGCACCTCACACACTGAGGAAGTATGGAGTTAATTTGATAGGAATTTCGAAGTTTCTGGACGGAAAGAAGGGTATGAGGGTAGTATGCGAAGGTGGTAGAAGCGAACTTTCAGCGTTAATCAAAAAATACTTTAAAAAGATTTGA
- a CDS encoding DUF2175 family protein — protein MSRPATKWTCAFCGNTIYWDELFTFMKSGVVHYTCFRDKAMKTSKIPPNEMQTVLDLLEKELSRITEYKKVMSSITNEEIKKSLDQIEKDAEKQSGVLTRIAAVNSQIEG, from the coding sequence ATGTCTAGACCAGCAACAAAGTGGACATGCGCCTTTTGTGGAAATACAATATATTGGGACGAACTTTTTACCTTCATGAAGAGTGGAGTCGTTCACTATACATGCTTCAGAGACAAAGCAATGAAGACATCCAAGATTCCACCAAACGAGATGCAGACAGTCCTAGATCTACTAGAAAAAGAACTTAGCAGAATTACCGAATATAAGAAGGTAATGTCATCTATAACAAACGAGGAAATAAAGAAAAGTTTAGATCAGATAGAAAAAGACGCTGAAAAGCAGTCAGGCGTATTGACCAGGATAGCAGCGGTTAACAGCCAAATTGAGGGATAA